In Cervus canadensis isolate Bull #8, Minnesota chromosome 6, ASM1932006v1, whole genome shotgun sequence, one DNA window encodes the following:
- the LOC122444174 gene encoding olfactory receptor 49-like yields MVHSALFPINSKCPQIPRTSRLLKPHTSEWSFPAEARGATGNHTTVTEFILLGLSDACELQMLLFLGLLLTYLLTLLGNLLIVVLTLTDRRLHTPMYYFLRNFAVLEIWFTSVIFPKTLTNILTGKRTISLAGCFLQLFLYFFLGTTEFFLLAVMSFDRYVAICNPLHYVTIMSKRVCVQLALFSWITGFLLIAIPCSIIFQQPFCGPNIIDHFFCDSFPLLELVCADTSLIELLGFILANISLLGTLSMTATCYGHILHTILHIPSAKERRKAFSTCSSHIIVVSLFYGSCIFMYVRSGKGGQGEDRNKVVALLNTVMTPVLNPFIYTLRNKQVKQVFREQVNKLF; encoded by the coding sequence ATGGTACATTCAGCACTTTTTCCTATAAATTCCAAGTGTCCTCAGATCCCCAGAACATCACGACTCCTGAAGCCGCACACCTCTGAGTGGTCATTCCCAGCAGAGGCCAGAGGAGCCACGGGGAACCACACCACTGTCACCGAGTTCATCCTGCTGGGGCTCTCAGACGCCTGTGAGCTGCAGATGCTCCTCTTCCTGGGGCTCCTCCTGACCTACCTGCTCACTCTGCTGGGGAACCTCCTCATCGTGGTCCTCACCCTCACGGACAGgcgcctccacacccccatgtactacTTCCTCCGCAACTTTGCTGTCCTAGAGATCTGGTTCACCTCGGTCATCTTCCCCAAGACACTGACCAACATCCTGACTGGAAAGAGGACCATCTCCCTAGCAGGTTGCTTTCTCCagcttttcctctatttcttcctgggcACCACAGAGTTCTTCTTACTGGCAGTGATGTCCTTTGACAGGTATGTGGCCATATGTAACCCCTTGCATTATGTCACCATCATGAGCAAAAGGGTCTGTGTCCAGTTAGCTCTTTTTTCATGGATCACGGGATTCCTTCTTATAGCCATTCCATGTTCCATCATATTTCAGCAACCATTCTGTGGTCCCAATATCATTGATCATTTCTTCTGTGACAGCTTTCCACTCCTGGAACTAGTATGTGCAGACACAAGTCTGATCGAGCTTCTGGGATTTATCCTGGCCAACATCAGCCTACTGGGCACTCTGTCCATGACGGCCACCTGCTATGGCCACATACTCCACACCATCCTTCACATCCCCTCAGCCAAGGAGAGGCGGAAAGCCTTCTCAACCTGCTCCTCCCACATCATTGTCGTCTCTCTCTTCTATGGCAGCTGCATCTTCATGTATGTCCGGTCGGGCAAGGGTGGCCAGGGGGAGGACAGGAACAAGGTGGTGGCCTTGCTCAACACTGTGATGACCCCAGTGCTCAATCCCTTCATCTACACCCTGAGGAACAAACAGGTGAAGCAGGTGTTTAGGGAGCAGGTGAACAAGCTCTTCTAA